Within the Saccharomonospora amisosensis genome, the region GCCAGGCAGGCGATGAGCCGAAGCCGTGCCGTCGCGAGCGGGGCGGCGACCCACCTGACGATCTTGCAGACCGCCGACTTCCACGGCCAACTCAAGACGCACGACGAGTTCTTCTGGGAGAACGACCGTCCCGTGTTCCGCCGAACCGGAGGCTTCACCCGGATCAAGACCCTCGTCGACCAGGTACGGGCGGAGAACCCCGGCGGGACCGTCCTGGCCGACTGCGGTGACTGCTTCCAGGGCAGCGGCTACGCGGCGCTGAGCCGGGGCGAGGTGATGGCCCCGATCATGCGCGAAATGGGCTACGACCTCGTGCTCCCCGGCAACTGGGAGGTCGTGTACGGCAAGGACCAGTTACTGAAGGTGATTAACGATTACGGCTCTCCCGTCGTCTGCACCAACATGTTCCACGACGAGAACGGGCAGCCAGGCGACTTCCTGTTCAGGCCCCACCACGTGCTGGAGGTCGCTGGCACGCGTATCGGGGTGATCGGCTTCAACGAACCTCTGGTGCCCGTCCGCCAGGACCCGGAGTACAGCGTCGGCATGAAGTTCACCTTTCCCGAGCACAACGCGGCCGAGCACATCCGCATGCTGCGCGAGGACGAGGGCTGTTCCCTCGTACTGGCCATGACCCACATGGGCATCGCGCAGCAGGTGGGTCTGGCTTCGCAGGACTACATGGCCGGCGTCGACTACATCCTTGGCGCCGACACCCACGAGCGCATCCGCAATCCCATCCAGGGTGACCAGTGCCGCGTCACCGAGCCGGGCGCGTTCGGGTCGTTCGTCGGGCGGCTGGACCTGGTAGTGGAGAACGGCAAGGTCCGGGAGCAGGGCTACGAGCTGATGGAGGTGGCGCAGAGCCGCTACTCGGAGGAACCGCGCATGCGGGCAACCGTCAGCAGGGCGGCCGGACCGTACGCGGCCCGGCTGGAGAAGGTGATCGGCCATACGAGGACCCCGCTCATGCGCTACTACATCCTCGAGACGCCGATGGACAACATGATCACCGACGCGATGTATGAGAAGGCGCGCCCGGACGTCGCGCTGTCCAACGGATTCCGCTTCTGCCCACCGCTGGTGCCGGGGCCGAGCGGCCTCGCCGCCATCACCGAGGACTACCTCTGGAGCATGCTGCCCGTCAACGCCGGAGCCCAGATAGCCGACGTGCAGGGCTCCCTGTTGAAGCCATGGATGGAGAAAGAGCTCAACAACGTCTTCGCCTCCAACCCGACCGAGCGTTTCGGGGGCTGGGTGGTCCGGATGCGCGGTATGGAAGTGAACTTCACCGCGAGCAAGCCGTTCGGTGAGCGGGTGAACTCGATCAAGATCGGTGGTGAGCCCGTCGACCCGGACCGGGTGTACCGGGTGCTGGCCTGCGAGCGCGGTGGCGACCCTGCGGACGTGCTGTGCCGCATCAAGGGTGTGCAGAACAAGACCACGCTCGATTTCACGCTTCACGAC harbors:
- a CDS encoding bifunctional metallophosphatase/5'-nucleotidase, whose amino-acid sequence is MGRRSLLKVLGATGLAVGLGPVVAAHAGEGPAARQAMSRSRAVASGAATHLTILQTADFHGQLKTHDEFFWENDRPVFRRTGGFTRIKTLVDQVRAENPGGTVLADCGDCFQGSGYAALSRGEVMAPIMREMGYDLVLPGNWEVVYGKDQLLKVINDYGSPVVCTNMFHDENGQPGDFLFRPHHVLEVAGTRIGVIGFNEPLVPVRQDPEYSVGMKFTFPEHNAAEHIRMLREDEGCSLVLAMTHMGIAQQVGLASQDYMAGVDYILGADTHERIRNPIQGDQCRVTEPGAFGSFVGRLDLVVENGKVREQGYELMEVAQSRYSEEPRMRATVSRAAGPYAARLEKVIGHTRTPLMRYYILETPMDNMITDAMYEKARPDVALSNGFRFCPPLVPGPSGLAAITEDYLWSMLPVNAGAQIADVQGSLLKPWMEKELNNVFASNPTERFGGWVVRMRGMEVNFTASKPFGERVNSIKIGGEPVDPDRVYRVLACERGGDPADVLCRIKGVQNKTTLDFTLHDAVREYLRNHSPISPRQEGRVTATDLPPTSLGQFPGTDYEFR